The genomic region TATGTGATTATTTAAAGCGAGATATAGGTTATATCCACTATGGCATTTTTCGCTGTTTTATATAATGAGAAAGTTAGACGCGATATATCGCGTGCACTACCATTTTTCCATCATTTTTGATACAATAAACAGCTTATAACGATGCCAAGAACGATTTTACCTTAATAGAAGTTATACATTCTATAAAAATTAAGTTGATTAAGATTTTTTTTGTGACATTCACGCACGGGATAGTACCATAATAGCGGGGCTTGATTGTTTTTTTAAGTTGGTGTGTTATGGCTGTAAAAAATGGTAAACAAATGAAAAGCAAAGATTCTAAGCTTGTTTCTAGTTTTCTGAAAAATTTACGTGGTGTAAGTAATTGGCAGCAAGTTTTACAATGGTTGGCTTTTCGTAATGTAGAAGATATTGAGTGTATTACGCCTGATCAAGCAGGTGTGCCACGTGGCAAAATGATGCTTTCTAAAAAATTTACATCGGAAACATCATTAGCATTGCCTTCAGCAGTTTTTATGACAACAATTTCAGGATCTTATCCCGAAGATGGTCATGGCTTTGAATATCCTAAAACTGATGGTGATCTGCGTCTTGAGCCTGATTTATCTACGTTAAGTATTGTGCCATGGGAAGATGCTCCTACGGCACAAGTGATTTGTGATCTTGTATATCCAAATGGACAGGTTGTAGATTATACTCCACGAAATGTTTTGCGAAAAGTAGTCAATTTTTATACGCAAATGAATCTAAAGCCGGTTGTTTCGCCAGAAATTGAATTTTATTTAGTAGAGAAAAATCCTGATCCTGACTATCCTTTAGTTCCTCCAGTTGGTCGTTCTGGACGTTCAATTGGTGGAGGACAGGGCTATTCGATTGCCGGTGTGAATGAGTTTGATGAGTTTATTGATGATATTTATCATTTTTCGGAAGCGCAAGGATTGGAGATTGATACGCTTATTCACGAGGAAGGGGCAGGTCAGTTTGAAATCAATTTACGTCATGGTGATCCGATTGAATTGGCGGATCAAGTTTTTATGTTCAAACGCACAATTCGTGAAGCAGCACTTAAACATAATATGTACGCAACTTTTATGGCTAAGCCCATTCAAGGACAGCCGGGTTCCGCTATGCATATTCACCAATCAGTCGTTGATAAGAAGACAGGTATGAATATTTTTACGCAGGAAGATGGTGAAGAAAGTGTTTATTTTCGTCATTTTATTGGTGGATTACAAAAACATATGGCTGGAGGACTTGTAATGCTTGCTCCTTATGTAAATTCTTATCGACGTCTTATGCCCGATGTTTCAGCACCTGTTAATTTGCGATGGGGATATGATAATCGTACCACAGCATTTCGTGTACCTCGTTCTGTTCCCTCAGCACGGCGTATTGAAAATAGACTTCCTTCATCAGATGCTAATCCTTATTTAGCTCTTGCTGCTTCTTTAGCTTGCGGTCTTATTGGTTTACAGAAGCAGCTTAAACCAGATGAGCCAACAGCAAATAATGTGAATGCTGATAATATTGAATTACCACGTGGTCTCATTGAAGCGGTTAATTTATTTGAACA from Bartonella birtlesii IBS 325 harbors:
- a CDS encoding glutamine synthetase family protein, translated to MAVKNGKQMKSKDSKLVSSFLKNLRGVSNWQQVLQWLAFRNVEDIECITPDQAGVPRGKMMLSKKFTSETSLALPSAVFMTTISGSYPEDGHGFEYPKTDGDLRLEPDLSTLSIVPWEDAPTAQVICDLVYPNGQVVDYTPRNVLRKVVNFYTQMNLKPVVSPEIEFYLVEKNPDPDYPLVPPVGRSGRSIGGGQGYSIAGVNEFDEFIDDIYHFSEAQGLEIDTLIHEEGAGQFEINLRHGDPIELADQVFMFKRTIREAALKHNMYATFMAKPIQGQPGSAMHIHQSVVDKKTGMNIFTQEDGEESVYFRHFIGGLQKHMAGGLVMLAPYVNSYRRLMPDVSAPVNLRWGYDNRTTAFRVPRSVPSARRIENRLPSSDANPYLALAASLACGLIGLQKQLKPDEPTANNVNADNIELPRGLIEAVNLFEQDTEIRAILGDVFVSTYAAIKRQEFETFMEVISPWEREYLLLNV